A window of the Gammaproteobacteria bacterium genome harbors these coding sequences:
- a CDS encoding MmcQ/YjbR family DNA-binding protein, with protein sequence MDESRYRELCSAWPGTALDVKWGDALAATVDGKMFALWRLGGPDAGRVWFKVDDHRFLELADQPGLSAAPYLARAKWIQVDEPERFGDEWLKQGIRRAYESVAARLSRKRQRELGIA encoded by the coding sequence GTGGACGAATCCCGATACCGCGAGCTGTGTTCCGCGTGGCCGGGCACCGCGCTGGATGTGAAATGGGGCGACGCGCTGGCGGCCACCGTGGACGGCAAGATGTTCGCGCTATGGCGTCTCGGCGGGCCCGATGCCGGACGCGTCTGGTTCAAGGTGGACGATCATCGCTTTCTGGAACTGGCCGATCAGCCGGGCCTGTCAGCCGCGCCCTATCTGGCCCGCGCCAAGTGGATTCAGGTTGATGAGCCGGAACGTTTCGGCGATGAGTGGCTGAAGCAGGGCATACGCCGCGCCTACGAGTCGGTCGCCGCCCGATTGAGCCGAAAACGACAGCGCGAACTGGGAATCGCGTAA
- a CDS encoding PhoH family protein, with protein MKPSRIFVLDTNVLMHDPSSLFRFEEHDLFIPMVVLEELDAAKKGTSEVSRNARQVSRVLDDLMQGRGHAEIKTGLPLPAVPNSTQGESPATGHLFFQTRPPEVTLPDVLPGNKPDNSILLTALSLQQQFPDRKLTLVSKDINLRIKSAIVGVHSEDYYNDQVLDDLDLLYRGYDDLPADFWQSHGETMESWQDELGRACYRVKGPLAREWTQNEFLHLPGETSADRGLELMVQNLNGEAGELRVIRDFRHGKTPVWGIHAKNREQNFALNLLMDPEIDFVTLLGAAGTGKTLLTLAAGLAQTLDEPRFREIIMTRVTVPVGEDIGFLPGTEEEKMTPWMGALMDNLEVLTQTSEAGDWERAATNDLLSKRIKIRSLNFMRGRTFLNRFIIVDEAQNLTSKQMRTMITRCGPGTKMVCLGNLGQIDTPYLSETTSGLTYVVDRFRGWPHGGHVTLARGERSRLAAFASDVL; from the coding sequence ATGAAGCCAAGCCGTATCTTCGTGCTTGACACGAACGTGCTGATGCACGATCCGAGCAGCCTGTTCCGCTTCGAGGAACACGACCTGTTCATTCCGATGGTGGTGCTCGAAGAGCTCGATGCCGCCAAGAAAGGCACCAGCGAAGTTTCGCGCAATGCCCGCCAGGTCAGCCGGGTGCTCGATGATCTGATGCAGGGCCGCGGCCATGCCGAGATCAAGACCGGACTGCCCCTGCCGGCCGTGCCCAACAGCACGCAGGGGGAATCTCCGGCGACCGGACACCTGTTCTTCCAGACGCGGCCGCCAGAAGTCACGCTGCCGGACGTGCTGCCGGGCAACAAGCCGGACAACAGCATCCTGCTGACCGCCCTGTCGCTGCAGCAACAGTTTCCCGACCGCAAGCTGACGCTGGTGTCCAAGGACATCAACCTGCGCATCAAATCGGCGATCGTGGGCGTCCACAGCGAGGACTACTACAACGACCAGGTGCTGGACGATCTGGACCTGTTGTATCGCGGCTACGACGATCTGCCGGCCGATTTCTGGCAGTCGCATGGCGAAACCATGGAGTCCTGGCAGGACGAACTGGGCCGCGCCTGCTACCGCGTAAAGGGTCCGCTGGCGCGCGAATGGACGCAGAATGAATTCCTGCATCTTCCGGGCGAAACCAGCGCCGACCGCGGCCTGGAGCTGATGGTCCAGAATCTCAACGGCGAAGCCGGTGAACTTCGCGTGATTCGCGATTTCCGCCACGGCAAGACGCCGGTCTGGGGTATACACGCCAAGAACCGTGAGCAGAACTTCGCGCTGAACCTGCTGATGGATCCGGAAATCGATTTCGTCACCCTGCTCGGCGCCGCCGGCACCGGCAAGACCTTGCTGACGCTGGCGGCCGGCCTGGCGCAGACTCTGGACGAACCGCGCTTCCGCGAGATCATCATGACTCGCGTCACCGTTCCGGTCGGCGAGGACATCGGCTTCCTTCCCGGCACCGAGGAAGAAAAGATGACGCCGTGGATGGGCGCGCTGATGGACAACCTCGAGGTGCTGACCCAGACCAGCGAGGCCGGCGACTGGGAACGCGCAGCCACCAACGACCTGCTGTCCAAGCGCATCAAGATCCGCAGCCTCAACTTCATGCGTGGCCGCACCTTCCTGAACCGGTTCATCATCGTGGACGAGGCACAGAACCTCACGTCCAAGCAAATGCGGACGATGATCACGCGCTGCGGTCCCGGCACCAAGATGGTCTGCCTCGGCAATCTCGGGCAGATCGACACCCCCTACCTGTCCGAGACCACGTCGGGCCTGACCTACGTTGTCGACCGCTTCCGCGGCTGGCCGCACGGCGGCCATGTCACACTGGCGCGCGGCGAACGTTCACGGCTTGCCGCCTTCGCCTCGGACGTTCTGTGA
- a CDS encoding peroxiredoxin, with translation MSIAIGKSLPAIKLAATGGREVDLKSYKGKPLVLYFYPKDNTSGCTLEGQNFTALYPEFQRTGVEIVGVSRDSVRSHENFCSKYGFPFTLLSDPDELLCNALDVMKEKSMYGRTYMGVDRSTFLFGADGKLKRQWRRVKVKGHAAEVLEAAQSL, from the coding sequence ATGAGCATCGCGATTGGCAAGTCTCTTCCAGCGATCAAGCTGGCCGCCACCGGAGGCCGTGAGGTGGACCTGAAGTCCTACAAGGGCAAGCCACTGGTTCTCTACTTCTATCCGAAAGACAACACCTCGGGCTGCACCCTGGAAGGCCAGAATTTCACTGCGCTGTATCCCGAATTTCAGCGCACCGGCGTCGAGATCGTCGGCGTTTCGCGCGACAGCGTGCGTTCCCACGAAAACTTCTGCAGCAAGTACGGCTTCCCGTTCACGCTGCTGTCCGACCCGGACGAGCTGTTGTGCAATGCGCTCGACGTCATGAAGGAGAAAAGCATGTACGGGCGCACCTACATGGGCGTGGATCGCAGCACCTTCCTGTTCGGCGCCGACGGCAAACTCAAACGGCAGTGGCGCAGGGTCAAGGTCAAGGGCCACGCCGCAGAAGTGCTGGAGGCGGCGCAAAGCCTCTGA
- a CDS encoding amino acid-binding protein, producing MPPIENLLSLSVLATPRPQLALELFRAIRERGCEVEDCRIASVGDRLSASLLISGSWAALGRLETAMPGIAQKLDLLVQFSRCGPREPAPDFRPYAVEVIAPQQQDLLVHLLEFFHGQDVDVSEISTQKYASTYTGAGMCSVQMVVHVPVNQHPQALRESFMDLCDDLNADGMLDPIKT from the coding sequence ATGCCCCCAATCGAAAATCTTCTGTCCCTGTCGGTGCTCGCCACGCCGCGTCCCCAGCTCGCGCTGGAGCTGTTCCGGGCGATCCGTGAGCGCGGCTGCGAGGTCGAGGATTGTCGAATCGCCTCGGTTGGCGACCGGCTTTCGGCCAGCCTGCTGATCTCGGGAAGCTGGGCGGCACTTGGGCGGCTGGAAACCGCGATGCCCGGTATCGCCCAGAAACTCGATCTGCTGGTGCAGTTCAGCCGCTGCGGCCCGCGCGAACCGGCTCCGGACTTTCGCCCCTACGCGGTGGAAGTGATCGCACCTCAGCAGCAGGATCTGTTGGTGCATCTGCTGGAGTTCTTCCACGGACAGGATGTGGATGTTTCAGAGATATCCACCCAGAAGTACGCCTCGACCTATACCGGAGCCGGCATGTGCAGCGTGCAGATGGTGGTACACGTACCGGTCAACCAGCACCCACAGGCGCTGCGGGAGTCTTTCATGGATCTGTGCGACGATCTCAACGCAGACGGTATGCTGGACCCCATCAAGACCTGA
- the dapA gene encoding 4-hydroxy-tetrahydrodipicolinate synthase has protein sequence MITGSIVALVTPMQADGSIDNPGLQQLVEWHIAEGTDGIVAVGTTGESATLDYEEHIDVVRRVVEYAAGRVPVIAGTGANSTSEAIELTRAAQGVGVQAALLVTPYYNKPPQEGLYRHYCAVAEAVELPLVLYNVPGRTGCDMLPATVKRLSEVPNIVGLKEAKGELSRIRELLALGLPPEFALYSGDDATARESILLGFHGDISVTANVAPGLMQQMCGAALAGDSVLAAELDSRLEGLHRDLFCDPNPIPVKWALREMGRIPEGIRLPLVPLDERHCTAVRHSLEYAGVI, from the coding sequence ATGATTACCGGCAGTATTGTCGCGCTCGTCACGCCGATGCAGGCGGACGGAAGCATCGACAACCCAGGCCTGCAGCAACTGGTGGAATGGCACATCGCCGAAGGTACGGATGGTATCGTCGCCGTCGGCACCACGGGTGAGTCGGCCACGCTCGACTACGAAGAGCATATCGACGTGGTGCGTCGCGTCGTCGAATACGCGGCCGGCCGTGTTCCGGTGATCGCCGGGACCGGCGCGAATTCCACTTCCGAGGCAATCGAGCTGACCCGCGCCGCACAGGGCGTCGGCGTGCAGGCCGCTCTGCTGGTCACGCCGTATTACAACAAGCCGCCGCAGGAAGGGCTTTATCGTCACTACTGCGCCGTGGCCGAGGCCGTGGAGCTGCCGCTGGTGCTTTACAACGTGCCCGGCCGCACGGGATGCGACATGTTGCCGGCCACGGTCAAACGCCTGTCTGAAGTGCCGAACATCGTTGGCCTGAAGGAAGCCAAGGGCGAGCTTTCGCGCATTCGCGAATTGCTGGCGCTTGGCCTGCCGCCGGAGTTTGCGCTGTATTCGGGTGATGATGCGACGGCACGCGAGTCGATACTGCTGGGCTTCCATGGCGACATTTCGGTCACTGCCAATGTTGCGCCTGGGCTGATGCAGCAGATGTGCGGTGCCGCGCTGGCCGGCGATTCGGTGCTTGCGGCGGAACTCGACAGCCGTCTTGAAGGTCTGCATCGGGACCTGTTTTGCGATCCGAACCCGATCCCGGTGAAATGGGCCTTGCGGGAAATGGGCCGAATCCCCGAAGGAATTCGCCTTCCGCTGGTGCCCCTGGAC